A stretch of DNA from Micromonospora sp. NBC_01813:
CGTCAGTGTGGCGTCGACAGCGGTGGCGCTGCTCGGCGCGGCCCTGCTGTACGGCGCGTACGGGGTGGTGCACCTGGACCTGCTGGCCGGCATCAGCGGGCTGGGCGAGACAGCGAGCGTGGTCGTCGGCGGCTCGGCCGACGGCCAGGCCCGACTGGCTCGGGTCGGTGTGGTGCTGCTGCTGGTCGGGCTGGCGTTCAAGGTGGCAGCGGTGCCGTTGCACGCCTGGGCGCCGACCACCTACGACGGGGCGCCGTTGCCGGTCGCCGCGTACCTGTCGACCGCGTCGAAGCTGGGCGGCGTGGTGGCGATCGTGGCGGTGGTGACCGAAGGGCTCGCGGGGCAGTTGGCGGCGACCGGGCCGGTGCTCGCCGTACTGGCGGTGGCGACGATGACGGTCGGCAACCTGGTGGCGTTGCGGCAGACCCGGATGGTCCGGCTGTTGGCGTGGTCGTCGATCGCGCAGGCCGGCTACATCCTGGTGCCGCTGGCGGCGGCCGTTGGGGTCGCCGGCCGGGGCGTCGAGGAGCAGACGGTCGCCGTCGCCGCCGTCTTCGCGTACACCGTGTTCTTCGTGATTTTGGAGCTGGCGGCCTTCGCCGCGGTGGTGGCGTTGCGGCCGGCGGGCGGTGACGGCGGGACGATCGCCGAGTACGCGGGTGCGGCGCGCCGCCGGCCGTGGGTCGGTGCCGCGCTGGTGTTCGCGTTGATCGGGTTGGCCGGGCTGCCGCCTGGCCTGGCCGGGCTGTTCGCCAAGGTGACGGTGGTCCGGTCGCTGCTGGTCGGCGGGGCCGGCTGGCTGGCGTTGGTGGTGGCGGCCAACGCGGTGCTCGGCCTGGTCTACTACCTGCGGGTCAGTGCCACCCTGTACGCCCGGCCGCCAGCCGGTGCTGCACCACCGGACGGCCGGCCTGTCGGTGCCGGGGCCAGTGCCGGTGGTGGTGCGGTGGCCTGGCCGGTGGCGGTAGTGCTGGTCGCCGCGACGATTCTGGCCGTTCTGCTCGGTTTCGCCCCGCAGGTGGTCTTCGACGCAGTGGCCGGCTGAACGCCGGCACCTAGTGCGCAACTGACCGACCAGCCGGCGTTGAGAAGGGCCTCGCACCCTTCCTACCCGGCGCTGTGACAGGTCTCGCACTCCCCACCCGGCGGAATCGGGTGGGGGGTGCGGCCGTCCAGGCGTTAGGGTCGGCAGGCCGACCACCCGTTACCGTCGTCGGCCCGCCGGCCACTTGCTCGACAGCGTCGGTGCCACAACCCAACGCGCAGGAGGCCCCGGTGCGAGGGCTACGCAAGTACGCCGAGGTCTGGCGCATCCCGGGCGGACCGGTCCTGCTGATCCCCGGAGTCGTCGGCCGGCTCAGCATCGGCATGACCCCACTCGCACTGCTCCTGGTGATCAGCGACGTCACCGGCCGGTACTCGCTGGCCGCCGTGGCCGGCGGAATCTACGCCGTCGCCGGAGCGGTCATCAGCCCGATCGCCGGCCGACTCGCCGACCGGTTCGGCCCCACCCCGGTGCTGCTGGTCACCGGCACCGCCCACCCGATCGCCCTGA
This window harbors:
- a CDS encoding NADH-quinone oxidoreductase subunit N codes for the protein MIGEASAQSIDHLALLPAYLAAVTAVLVLLTDLFVARWAATVVVGVTGAVGVTVAAVYALSQPARATFCGRLSGLDVGDWFACSYRADSRAALVALLFAALTAGVLALSVPTLRTGTVPAGEYCFLLACSMTGGVVLGAAGDLITLIVAVETLTLPLYILVGLNRQRVASAEAAVTFFVVSVASTAVALLGAALLYGAYGVVHLDLLAGISGLGETASVVVGGSADGQARLARVGVVLLLVGLAFKVAAVPLHAWAPTTYDGAPLPVAAYLSTASKLGGVVAIVAVVTEGLAGQLAATGPVLAVLAVATMTVGNLVALRQTRMVRLLAWSSIAQAGYILVPLAAAVGVAGRGVEEQTVAVAAVFAYTVFFVILELAAFAAVVALRPAGGDGGTIAEYAGAARRRPWVGAALVFALIGLAGLPPGLAGLFAKVTVVRSLLVGGAGWLALVVAANAVLGLVYYLRVSATLYARPPAGAAPPDGRPVGAGASAGGGAVAWPVAVVLVAATILAVLLGFAPQVVFDAVAG